The region ACGCGATCGACGCGGCCTGCCGCGAGGTCGGTTTCATCCAGATCCTCGGTCACGGAATCCCGTCGAGCGTCACCGGCGGCCTCGCGAGCGCGATGGACGACTTCTTCGCCGAGCCCCTCGAGACGAAGAAACTCAGCATCGCCCCGAAGGGCACCAACCGCGGCTACACCCCGCCGAAATCCGAGTCGCTGAGCCTCAGCCTCGGGGTGGAGAGCGCGACGCGGATGAACGACTTCTTCGAGGCGTTCAACGTCGGGCTCGCGACATCCGACTTCCCCGGCGTCGAACTCGACCCGATGGAGTACGCGGAGAACGTGTGGCCGGATGTCGCGGGCTACCGTGACCGCATCGAGGCGTACTTCGCCGAGGCCGGCCGCGTCGCACGCACGATGACCGACATCTTCGCGGCGGCGCTCGACCTGCCCGCCGGCTTCTTCGACGCGTACACCGACCACTCGATCGACGTGCTGCGCATGAACAACTACGCCCTGCCGCCCGGAACCGTCGACCTCGACGGCGACCTCATCGGCATGAGCGAACACACCGACTTCGGCATCGTCACGGTGCTCTGGGCCGACCAGGTGAAGGGCCTCCAGGTGCTCGGTGCCGACGGCTCGTGGAACGACGTGAGCCCCGCCGACGACGCCCTGCTCATCAACCTCGGCGACCTCACCTCGCGCTGGACGAACGAACGCTGGATGTCGACGCTGCACCGGGTCAAACCGCCCATCGTCGACGGCACCATCAACCGACGCCGCAGCGCCGCGTATTTCCACGACGGCAATGCGGATGCCACGATCGCCGCGATCCCCTCGACGGTCGAGCCGGGCGGCGAAGCGCTGTACCCGCCCATCACCGTGAGCGAACACATCCGGGCCAAACTTGCCGGTTCGCGCGCCGGGAAGATCAACACAG is a window of Conyzicola nivalis DNA encoding:
- a CDS encoding isopenicillin N synthase family dioxygenase, translated to MTFHVPAVDISAWVTGGTPDEKAMVADAIDAACREVGFIQILGHGIPSSVTGGLASAMDDFFAEPLETKKLSIAPKGTNRGYTPPKSESLSLSLGVESATRMNDFFEAFNVGLATSDFPGVELDPMEYAENVWPDVAGYRDRIEAYFAEAGRVARTMTDIFAAALDLPAGFFDAYTDHSIDVLRMNNYALPPGTVDLDGDLIGMSEHTDFGIVTVLWADQVKGLQVLGADGSWNDVSPADDALLINLGDLTSRWTNERWMSTLHRVKPPIVDGTINRRRSAAYFHDGNADATIAAIPSTVEPGGEALYPPITVSEHIRAKLAGSRAGKINTAATREAARVLAANAG